A single Polyodon spathula isolate WHYD16114869_AA chromosome 6, ASM1765450v1, whole genome shotgun sequence DNA region contains:
- the LOC121316557 gene encoding microtubule-associated proteins 1A/1B light chain 3C-like, whose product MPPLHKSQHSKPFKQRKSLATRMEEVAGIRTKFPTKIPVIVERYQREKYLPPLDKTKFLVPQELSMTQFITIIRNRMCLLPSQAFYLLVNNNSLASMSLTLAEVYKDHRDEDGFLYMTYASQEMFGSSAHVNHWKSLKNPLAGQ is encoded by the exons ATGCCTCCATTACATAAAAGCCAGCACTCTAAaccttttaaacaaaggaaaagCCTAG CTACCAGAATGGAAGAGGTTGCCGGGATTAGGACTAAATTTCCAACTAAAATTCCG GTAATCGTAGAACGGTATCAAAGAGAGAAATACCTCCCTCCTTTGGACAAGACGAAATTTCTGGTACCACAAGAGCTTTCAATGACTCAGTTTATCACTATAATTAG AAACCGAATGTGTCTGCTGCCAAGCCAAGCGTTTTACCTACTGGTTAACAATAACAGTCTGGCCAGCATGTCACTAACCTTGGCAGAAGTATACAAGGATCACAGAGATGAAGATGGCTTTCTGTATATGACTTATGCATCCCAGGAAATGTTTGGATCTTCTGCTCACGTTAACCATTGGAAGTCTTTAAAAAACCCTTTAGCAGGACAGTGA